The genomic DNA ACGGGCGGCACACGGCCGCCCCGTGGTCGTCGCGCGGACACGTGTTCGGCGAAACACATCGGCTGGCCCCCATGGacacggcggacggcggcggcggcgccggcaccggcatCGACGCCCTCCCTGGCGACATCTACGTGGTTGTCCTCCGACGCCTCAGCGCGCATTCCCTCGCCCGGTGCCGGTGCGTGCGCGCGCTCTGGCGCGCCCTCGTGGACGGCagcgggctcctcctcccgcacGCGCTCCCTCCGCGCGCGTTCCCGGGCTTCTTCGCCAACGCCCGCGCCAAGCCGTGGAGGAGGCCCCACCCCGGCTTCCTACCCCCGCCGGCGTCGCGGGCTCCCGCGCGCGACAGGCTCGCCTTCCTGCGCCCGCACCTCCcgtgcgccggcgccgcggccgccgtgcaGCACCAGTGCAACGGCCTCGTGCTGTGCTTCGTCCAGGACTACTTGGCCGGCGTGGGCTTCGTCTGCAACCCGGTCACGGAGCGGTGGgcgcgcctgccgccgccgccgacgtggtGGCCGCGCAGGTACGAGGGCCTGTTCCTCGCGTTCGACCCGGCGGTGTCGCTGGACTACGAGGTGCTCTTCCTCCCGGTGCCACCTCCTCGCCAAAGCAATGGCGATGCCGGCCTCAGGCAAGGGCACGTGACGCTGGGCATGTTCATGCCAGAATCGTTTGGGAAACCGCAGGAACCGGACGACGAGAAGCTGCTGCCTTTGCTCGCGTTCTCGTCGGCGACCGGGCGGTGGACGAATAGGCTGCTCACGCCGGGCCGGTGCGCCCCGGCGCGCCTCTACGACAGGGTgatgcggcggcgcaggcggagtGCGGAAGGCGGCGACCCGTGGGCGCGGACGTGGCGGTCATCGGCCTTGTACCGCCGCGGTTCGCTCTACGCGCACTGCGAGAAGGGCATCCTGGTGGTGCTCCACTGCTCGGAGGGGACCTACGACATGGTCAAGCTCCcggccgtcgccgacgccggcgccggcgccgggcaggGAGAACGCTACGCCGCGGGGCACGTCCTGTCGAGCCTCCCCGTGGACTCCATCTTCCCGGGCACAGAGGACGGGGTGCTTGTGCGGTACGCGAGCGCCGACGCGTTCCGGGTCAGAGTATGGGCGCTGCACgagtcggcgggcgacggcggcgggcggctgctGGAGTGGACGCTGACGCACGACACGGACCTCGCCGCGCACGCGCGCATGCTGGACCTGCTACACCACGCGCCTTCCAATTGCGTCCCGCTCGCGCCGGAGGAGTCCAccggccgcggcagcggcaagTGCGTGTGGTTCTCCGACGAGgacggcgaagaagctgccGGCAATGGTGGCGACGTGGGCCACGGGTGCACAGGTTTTTGGAACTGGGACGACGCCAGCCTTCTGGACATGGATATCGGCGCGGATGAGCTGATCGACGTCGGGGCCGGTGCGCCGTCTCCGTTCTCGATCCTGGGGTGCCACCCGGACAAGGAGGTGGtctacctcgccgccggcgcgttcCACGTCGTGGCGTACCATCTCGGCAGCGCCAAGGTGCAGTACCTGGGACGTGTAATGTCGCTGGGTGATGGTGACCGCCTCGATGGCGTGTTCCCTTACCGCCCGTGCATCGTGGACGCGCTCCCTCACGACAGCTGGTGAGTATTCTCTTTGCTTGAGAGTTTTTTCTTTGCAGTGGATTCACGCTTAATCTTTTTCGCGAGTATTGAGTTGGCTCGTAGCAGGTCGTTATTATTTCCAgttccctccatttcaaataaTTGTTCACGTTACCTTTTGTTCCAAATTAAACTTTTATAACTTTAACCAATTTTGTAGGGAAAAACATCAACATCTAGAAACATCAAAGTAGGCTCTTAGCGCTCATTACATGTCCCGtagtgcatttatttgatatcttatatattattatatattttgTACAAACTTGATCGAAGTTAAATAAATTTGACTTAAAAGGAGTAGTACTTAATATAGTACGTAGTTACATCATTGACTTTGATGTTGAGCTTTGACCATAAGTGCCATGAAAGCCAATTGCTCTAAATATAGATTGCTAGCAAAATACTTTTGATTACGAATCTAACAAAGCCACTTTCCACTACATAATTGGATGTttgggagagaaaaaaagacaATGTAGTAATGACAAGACTTCTTTTTTGAACGAACCACACAACACAAGATAGTGCcgagtttctattgatatagcagTAATGACAAGACTTCTAACTCAAATTTCatttgagcttatatacatggAAAATTGCTACAAGTTTTATAACCAGAGATTAAAACTTTGCATATATCTGGAAGTTGATCATCTTGTACTCGAACTAATCCAGTTTCATCTTCATCCTCATTCATCCTCAGCCTGTTCCCAAGCTTGAAGAGCGCCGTCATCAAGAGTCAATGAGTGGACCACAGCTCGGCAAGAGATGCTAAGATTTCATTTTCCAGTTTGCCAATAATACTAGATGAACTTAATCTGCTGTTACTTCTAGATTCAGATTGTATCATTAAGCCCATCAACAAATCTGGGTGTGCTGCTTGATGCCAGTACACAAGCATGAGATTGTAATAGAGTTCACTATCAtcgtggattttttttcttgttttgttcAGAGTAAGATAATATTTCGCTAGTTAAAATCGCGAAGAAAATATTTTCTAGTAGTTGGTTAATTTGTTACCGTGAACTAGTGAACTCACAGAGTCCCGCGTCGCCGCGCACGCTGCCGTTGTCCCCGGCCCGTGCCttcggcgctccctcctgtacTCCACGTTTCCTCCTGCGCGCGAGGCGAGACAGCGAGAGGCCGAGAGCCCTCTGCACACGCGCGCAGCTGCGCTGCGCCCCTTCacttcgtctcgcccgaggccaATCCTCCCAGACACGCCCTCGACGCGTTCCCAGTTCCCACGATAGCCTCCTCAGCCTTCACATGCGCGCGCACTATCCCCGCCTCAAACGCGCGAGCTATGCAGCAGCGTCAGCCTGCGCTTCTTCCG from Setaria italica strain Yugu1 chromosome VII, Setaria_italica_v2.0, whole genome shotgun sequence includes the following:
- the LOC101781430 gene encoding uncharacterized protein LOC101781430, translating into MDTADGGGGAGTGIDALPGDIYVVVLRRLSAHSLARCRCVRALWRALVDGSGLLLPHALPPRAFPGFFANARAKPWRRPHPGFLPPPASRAPARDRLAFLRPHLPCAGAAAAVQHQCNGLVLCFVQDYLAGVGFVCNPVTERWARLPPPPTWWPRRYEGLFLAFDPAVSLDYEVLFLPVPPPRQSNGDAGLRQGHVTLGMFMPESFGKPQEPDDEKLLPLLAFSSATGRWTNRLLTPGRCAPARLYDRVMRRRRRSAEGGDPWARTWRSSALYRRGSLYAHCEKGILVVLHCSEGTYDMVKLPAVADAGAGAGQGERYAAGHVLSSLPVDSIFPGTEDGVLVRYASADAFRVRVWALHESAGDGGGRLLEWTLTHDTDLAAHARMLDLLHHAPSNCVPLAPEESTGRGSGKCVWFSDEDGEEAAGNGGDVGHGCTGFWNWDDASLLDMDIGADELIDVGAGAPSPFSILGCHPDKEVVYLAAGAFHVVAYHLGSAKVQYLGRVMSLGDGDRLDGVFPYRPCIVDALPHDSCLFPSLKSAVIKSQ